Proteins co-encoded in one Hymenobacter swuensis DY53 genomic window:
- a CDS encoding phosphoribosylanthranilate isomerase translates to MPTNTHHTPHLKVCGMADADSLRAVAALQPDFLGFIFYPKSKRYVGERLPAAAVRALPVAIRKVGVFVDDDAATVLARVREFDLQLAQLHGHETPETCAAVRTGGVPVVKAFAVGEGFDFAQLQPYVGCVEYFLFDTAGPQPGGNGTAFDWTLLQDYNLPVPYFLAGGIGPEHAATLRNLRLPGLFALDLNSRFETAPGTKDAGRLEAFFQELKAE, encoded by the coding sequence ATGCCCACTAACACCCACCACACGCCTCACCTCAAAGTCTGCGGGATGGCTGATGCCGACAGCTTGCGGGCAGTGGCGGCGCTGCAGCCCGATTTTCTGGGGTTCATCTTCTACCCGAAGTCGAAGCGGTACGTGGGGGAGCGGCTGCCGGCGGCGGCGGTGCGGGCCTTGCCGGTCGCCATCCGCAAGGTGGGCGTGTTCGTGGACGACGACGCGGCTACGGTGCTGGCGCGGGTGCGGGAGTTTGATTTGCAGCTGGCCCAGCTCCACGGCCACGAAACGCCCGAAACCTGCGCCGCGGTGCGGACCGGGGGCGTGCCGGTGGTGAAGGCGTTTGCGGTAGGTGAGGGGTTCGACTTCGCCCAGCTCCAGCCCTACGTGGGCTGCGTGGAGTATTTTCTCTTCGACACGGCCGGTCCCCAGCCCGGCGGCAACGGCACCGCCTTCGACTGGACGCTGCTGCAGGACTATAACCTGCCGGTGCCGTACTTTCTGGCCGGCGGCATCGGGCCGGAGCACGCGGCGACGCTGCGCAACCTTCGGCTGCCCGGCCTGTTTGCCCTGGACCTGAACAGCCGCTTCGAAACCGCCCCGGGCACCAAGGATGCCGGCCGGCTGGAGGCTTTTTTTCAGGAATTGAAAGCAGAATAA
- the aroF gene encoding 3-deoxy-7-phosphoheptulonate synthase produces MIIQLDPHITAANKAAIEARIQELKYKATEVKTQRAHYLVAIGKADVDLRAIGQLPGILDIHRVSDDYKLVSRKWRVRPTVLDLGDGVRIGEGSLTLAAGPCSIESEKQMELIMQHLVDNDVRIMRGGVFKPRSSPYAFRGLGMEGLKDFHRMARERGIKIVTEVMQVSQVEEMHDYVDVFQVGARNTQNFNLLDALGGVDKPVMIKRGISGTIEELLSSAEYVFSGGNEKLILCERGIRTFETASRNTLDLNAVPILKEKTHLPVIVDPSHGIGIREYVPTMALAGVMAGADGIIYEAHEKPEEAASDGAQTLNFAESERLIRNLRKVYALRQELE; encoded by the coding sequence ATGATCATCCAACTCGACCCCCATATCACCGCCGCCAACAAAGCCGCTATTGAAGCCCGCATTCAGGAGCTGAAATACAAGGCCACGGAGGTGAAAACCCAGCGCGCCCACTACCTAGTGGCCATCGGCAAGGCCGATGTGGATCTGCGCGCCATCGGCCAACTGCCCGGCATCCTCGACATCCACCGCGTCTCGGACGACTATAAGCTGGTGAGCCGCAAGTGGCGCGTGCGCCCCACGGTGCTCGACCTCGGCGACGGGGTGCGCATCGGGGAAGGCTCGCTCACGCTGGCCGCCGGCCCGTGCAGCATCGAGAGCGAAAAGCAGATGGAACTGATCATGCAGCACCTCGTGGACAACGACGTGCGCATCATGCGCGGGGGCGTGTTCAAGCCCCGCTCGTCGCCGTACGCGTTCCGCGGGCTGGGCATGGAAGGCCTGAAGGATTTCCACCGCATGGCCCGGGAACGGGGCATCAAGATTGTGACGGAGGTCATGCAGGTGTCGCAGGTGGAGGAGATGCACGACTACGTGGACGTGTTCCAGGTGGGCGCCCGCAACACCCAGAACTTCAACCTGCTGGATGCCCTGGGCGGCGTGGATAAGCCCGTAATGATCAAGCGCGGTATTTCCGGCACCATCGAGGAACTGCTGTCGTCGGCCGAATACGTGTTTTCGGGCGGCAACGAGAAGCTGATTCTCTGCGAGCGGGGCATCCGTACGTTTGAAACCGCCTCGCGCAACACCCTCGACTTGAACGCGGTGCCTATCCTGAAGGAGAAAACCCACCTGCCCGTCATCGTGGACCCCTCGCACGGCATCGGCATCCGCGAGTACGTGCCCACGATGGCCCTGGCTGGCGTCATGGCCGGTGCCGATGGCATCATCTACGAAGCCCACGAGAAGCCCGAAGAAGCCGCCTCCGACGGTGCCCAGACCCTGAATTTCGCCGAGTCGGAGCGCCTGATCCGCAACCTGCGCAAAGTGTACGCCCTGCGCCAGGAGCTGGAGTAG
- the trpD gene encoding anthranilate phosphoribosyltransferase gives MKQILNKLFDQQLLTHPEALEAMLRIGQGEANAAEMTAFMSVYRMRPISVPELAGFREALLSLSRDPELGTRDTVDIVGTGGDGKDTLNISTLACFVVAGAGYKVTKHGNIGVSSVCGSSDVLQQLGVEFGVGNDVLQRQLERAGICFLHAPAFHPAMRHAGPVRRELGVRTFFNILGPLVNPARPKFQVAGTFSLELLRLYHYLLQQTDTRYAVVHALDGYDELSLTAAAKLATPEGERVVSAADLGLTLNQPEELAGGRTAAESAAIFVDVLEGRATRAQRDVVTANAALAIGCLEPAFSFADSLAAARESLDSGRARQALRELVAAI, from the coding sequence GTGAAACAGATCCTCAATAAACTATTCGACCAGCAGCTGCTGACTCACCCCGAGGCGCTGGAAGCCATGCTGCGCATTGGGCAGGGCGAGGCCAACGCGGCGGAAATGACGGCCTTTATGAGTGTGTACCGGATGCGGCCCATTTCGGTGCCGGAGCTGGCGGGCTTCCGCGAGGCCTTGCTGAGCCTCAGCCGCGACCCGGAGCTGGGCACCCGCGACACGGTGGACATTGTGGGCACCGGCGGCGACGGCAAAGACACGCTCAACATCAGCACACTGGCCTGCTTTGTGGTGGCCGGGGCCGGCTACAAGGTTACCAAGCACGGCAACATCGGCGTGTCGTCGGTGTGTGGGTCGTCGGATGTGCTGCAGCAGCTGGGCGTGGAGTTTGGGGTGGGCAATGACGTGTTGCAGCGGCAGCTGGAACGGGCCGGCATCTGCTTTCTGCACGCTCCGGCCTTCCACCCGGCCATGCGCCACGCCGGGCCGGTGCGCCGGGAGCTGGGCGTGCGTACGTTCTTCAACATCCTAGGCCCGCTGGTGAACCCCGCGCGGCCGAAGTTTCAGGTGGCGGGTACCTTCAGCCTGGAGCTGCTGCGCCTCTACCACTACCTGCTGCAGCAAACCGACACCCGCTACGCCGTGGTGCACGCCCTGGATGGCTACGATGAACTCTCGCTGACGGCCGCCGCCAAGCTGGCTACGCCCGAGGGCGAGCGGGTGGTATCAGCCGCCGACCTGGGCCTGACCCTGAACCAGCCCGAGGAGCTGGCCGGCGGCCGTACCGCCGCCGAATCGGCCGCCATCTTTGTGGATGTGCTGGAAGGCCGCGCAACCCGCGCCCAGCGCGACGTAGTAACGGCCAACGCAGCCCTGGCCATCGGTTGCCTGGAACCCGCCTTCAGCTTCGCCGACAGCCTGGCCGCCGCCCGCGAGTCGCTGGATTCCGGCCGCGCCCGCCAGGCGCTGCGGGAGCTGGTGGCGGCTATCTGA
- a CDS encoding anthranilate synthase component II, protein MNILVLDNYDSFTYNLVQVLRELGHTDNVTVIRNDKLAVDDVAAYDAVLLSPGPGVPSEAGLMPEIIRRYASSKRILGVCLGHQGLAESFGGELYNLPQVLHGFATDAHLTAPDKLFEGLPDTFKVGRYHSWSVRPESVPAELEVTALDADGQVLAFRHREYDVRGVQFHPESILTEHGHQMLRNWLS, encoded by the coding sequence ATGAACATTCTCGTTCTCGACAACTACGACTCCTTTACCTACAACCTCGTGCAGGTGCTGCGGGAGCTGGGGCATACGGACAACGTAACCGTGATTCGCAACGACAAGCTGGCCGTGGACGATGTGGCCGCATACGATGCGGTGCTGCTGTCGCCCGGCCCCGGCGTGCCTTCGGAAGCGGGCCTGATGCCCGAAATCATCCGCCGCTACGCGAGTTCCAAGCGCATTCTGGGCGTGTGCCTGGGCCATCAGGGCCTGGCCGAGAGCTTCGGCGGGGAGCTGTACAACCTGCCCCAGGTGCTCCACGGCTTTGCCACCGACGCCCACCTCACTGCACCCGACAAGCTGTTCGAAGGCCTGCCCGATACCTTTAAAGTGGGCCGCTACCACAGCTGGAGCGTGCGCCCCGAGAGCGTGCCCGCCGAGCTGGAAGTCACCGCCCTCGACGCCGACGGTCAGGTGTTGGCATTCCGCCATCGGGAGTATGATGTGCGCGGCGTGCAGTTTCACCCCGAGTCCATCCTCACCGAGCACGGCCACCAGATGCTGCGCAACTGGCTGAGCTGA
- a CDS encoding alpha/beta hydrolase-fold protein: MLALSVGNVVAQTTFRLTTVPASTPAGATVYMAGTVNNWSPASAAHAFSRNPDGTYQLTLPATVTGTIEFKFTRGSWATVESDAQNNDISNRQYTVGSGPATIELQVVNWKDMGTTGGSCQSTALQPNVRVLSTGFQIPQLGRTRRVWVYLPNDYATAPAKRYPVLYLHDGQNVFDACTSFSGEWGVDETLSQLQQQGLDATGSIVVAVDNGGADRLNEMSPWNNPQYGGQGDQYVDFMVQTLKPAIDQQYRTLTGREYTGIAGSSMGGLISTYAALKYPQVYGRVGVFSPAFWFAQAPLFQYLRQHPANPATRFYFVSGTQESQTMVPLMQAMRDSLSRGGVPAANLSFNVKADGQHAEWFWKREFSAAYQWLMQPAVVTGTHAGRLALAFSAYPNPAKDRLTLQLPASLREARVEVLDMSGRVVLRDKVKAGGVLDVSRLAKGQYQLRVTAGREQGTQALAKE, translated from the coding sequence ATGCTTGCCCTGTCTGTGGGCAATGTGGTGGCTCAGACTACCTTTCGCCTGACAACGGTGCCGGCATCTACCCCCGCCGGGGCTACTGTGTATATGGCGGGTACCGTCAATAACTGGAGTCCAGCCAGTGCCGCTCACGCCTTTAGCCGCAACCCCGACGGCACCTACCAACTGACGTTGCCAGCTACCGTGACGGGTACCATCGAGTTTAAGTTTACGCGCGGTTCCTGGGCCACTGTGGAGTCGGATGCTCAGAATAACGATATAAGCAACCGGCAATACACGGTAGGCAGCGGCCCCGCTACCATAGAGTTGCAGGTGGTGAACTGGAAAGATATGGGCACTACCGGTGGGAGTTGCCAGAGCACAGCCCTGCAGCCCAACGTACGGGTGCTGAGTACCGGTTTTCAGATACCGCAGTTGGGCCGCACCCGCCGCGTGTGGGTGTACCTGCCCAACGACTACGCCACGGCCCCCGCCAAGCGCTACCCCGTACTGTACCTGCACGACGGTCAGAACGTGTTCGATGCCTGCACCAGCTTCTCGGGCGAGTGGGGCGTAGATGAAACCCTGAGCCAGCTGCAGCAGCAGGGCCTCGACGCCACCGGCTCCATTGTGGTGGCCGTAGACAACGGCGGGGCCGACCGGCTAAACGAAATGTCGCCGTGGAACAACCCGCAGTACGGCGGCCAAGGCGACCAGTACGTGGATTTCATGGTGCAGACGCTCAAGCCTGCCATCGACCAGCAGTACCGTACCCTCACCGGCCGCGAGTACACGGGTATTGCGGGCAGCAGCATGGGCGGGCTGATTTCGACCTATGCCGCGCTGAAATACCCGCAGGTGTACGGCCGGGTGGGCGTGTTCTCGCCTGCCTTCTGGTTTGCGCAGGCGCCCCTGTTTCAGTACCTACGCCAGCACCCGGCCAATCCGGCCACGCGGTTCTACTTCGTGAGCGGCACACAGGAAAGCCAGACGATGGTGCCACTCATGCAGGCTATGCGGGATTCGCTGTCCCGCGGCGGCGTGCCGGCTGCTAACCTGAGCTTCAATGTCAAAGCCGATGGGCAGCACGCCGAATGGTTCTGGAAACGGGAGTTTTCGGCGGCGTACCAATGGCTGATGCAGCCGGCCGTGGTAACCGGCACCCACGCCGGCCGGCTGGCCCTAGCATTCAGTGCTTATCCCAACCCTGCCAAAGACCGCCTGACGCTGCAACTGCCCGCTTCCCTGCGCGAAGCCAGGGTGGAAGTGCTGGATATGAGTGGCCGGGTAGTGCTCCGCGACAAGGTAAAGGCCGGGGGCGTGCTCGATGTGAGCCGGCTGGCCAAAGGCCAGTACCAACTGCGCGTCACGGCCGGCCGCGAACAGGGTACGCAGGCGCTGGCGAAGGAGTAA
- a CDS encoding ABC transporter substrate-binding protein, whose protein sequence is MSEIKIALDWTVNTNHTGFVVAQELGWYAQHGLEVELLTPEADNYALTPAKKIELGQADFALCPLESIISYRTKARPFDAIAVAALLTEDLSSIVTLKRPDIQSPKDLAGKIYASYQARYEDQIVAKMLENDSATGPLTITYPDKLGIWNTLLQQQADATWIFDNWEGVQARQQGVELTSFRLAEYGIPYGYSPVIMASEKRVLENGEAYRKFLRVSGQGFLHAKDHPEEAVALLQKLVPAADRNPGFLLESQQYTAEHYGSGPNWGHMSPARVQRYLDWLAEHSLETRKLPLSEVMTNDLL, encoded by the coding sequence ATGAGCGAAATAAAGATTGCGCTGGACTGGACGGTAAACACCAACCACACGGGCTTTGTAGTGGCCCAGGAGCTGGGCTGGTACGCACAGCACGGGCTGGAAGTGGAGCTGCTGACCCCGGAAGCCGACAACTACGCCCTGACTCCGGCCAAGAAAATAGAGCTGGGTCAGGCCGATTTTGCGCTTTGCCCGCTGGAAAGCATCATCAGCTACCGCACCAAGGCCCGGCCGTTCGATGCCATAGCCGTGGCCGCCCTGCTGACAGAAGATCTGAGCAGCATCGTCACGCTCAAGCGCCCGGATATTCAGTCGCCCAAAGATTTGGCCGGCAAAATCTACGCCTCGTACCAGGCCCGCTACGAGGACCAGATAGTGGCGAAGATGCTGGAAAACGACAGTGCTACCGGCCCGCTGACCATCACCTACCCGGACAAGCTGGGCATCTGGAACACGCTGCTGCAACAGCAGGCCGACGCGACCTGGATTTTCGATAACTGGGAAGGCGTGCAGGCCCGACAGCAGGGCGTGGAGCTGACCAGCTTCCGCTTGGCCGAGTATGGCATTCCGTACGGCTATTCGCCCGTCATCATGGCGTCGGAAAAGCGGGTGCTGGAAAACGGGGAGGCCTACCGGAAGTTTCTGCGGGTGTCCGGGCAGGGCTTCCTGCACGCCAAAGACCACCCGGAGGAGGCGGTGGCGCTGCTGCAGAAGCTGGTGCCGGCCGCCGACCGCAACCCCGGTTTCCTGCTCGAAAGCCAGCAGTACACGGCCGAACACTACGGCAGCGGCCCCAACTGGGGCCACATGAGCCCTGCCAGGGTGCAGCGCTACCTGGACTGGCTGGCCGAGCATAGCCTGGAAACCCGGAAGCTTCCGTTGTCGGAAGTCATGACCAACGACCTGTTATAA
- the trpB gene encoding tryptophan synthase subunit beta: MKPTYQQPTERGYYGQFGGAFIPEMLYPNVEELRQQYLSIMAEPEFQQEYQQLLRDYVGRPTPLFEAKRLSAKYNTRIYLKREDLCHTGAHKVNNTVGQILLAKRLGKTRIIAETGAGQHGVATATVCALMGMECIVYMGEIDMERQKPNVYRMRLLGAEVRAAMSGSRTLKDATNEAIRDWISNPVDTHYIIGSVVGPHPYPDLVARLQAVISEEMRKQLLEKTGSELPNYVVACVGGGSNAAGAFYHFLEEPSVQLVAVEAAGHGVHSGHSAATSVLGTPGVIHGSRTLLMQDEDGQITEPYSISAGLDYPGIGPLHAFLADSKRARFISIEDEQALKAVAECSRLEGIIPALETAHALAALDQLGAGPDDVVVINLSGRGDKDLETYIKYADAIM; the protein is encoded by the coding sequence ATGAAACCAACCTACCAACAACCCACGGAGCGCGGCTACTACGGCCAGTTTGGGGGCGCGTTCATTCCCGAAATGCTCTACCCCAACGTGGAGGAGCTGCGCCAGCAATACCTGAGCATTATGGCCGAGCCGGAGTTCCAGCAGGAATACCAGCAGTTGCTGCGCGACTACGTGGGCCGGCCCACGCCGCTGTTCGAGGCCAAGCGTCTGTCGGCTAAGTACAACACCCGCATCTACCTCAAGCGCGAGGACCTCTGCCACACCGGCGCCCACAAGGTGAACAACACCGTGGGGCAGATTCTGCTGGCCAAGCGCCTGGGCAAAACGCGCATCATTGCCGAAACCGGGGCTGGTCAGCACGGCGTGGCCACCGCCACCGTGTGCGCCCTGATGGGCATGGAGTGCATCGTGTACATGGGCGAAATCGACATGGAGCGGCAGAAGCCCAACGTGTACCGCATGCGCCTGCTGGGGGCCGAGGTGCGGGCAGCTATGAGCGGCAGCCGCACCCTCAAGGACGCCACCAACGAGGCCATCCGCGACTGGATCAGCAACCCAGTAGACACGCATTACATCATCGGCTCGGTGGTAGGCCCGCACCCGTACCCCGATCTGGTGGCGCGCCTGCAGGCCGTTATCAGCGAGGAAATGCGCAAGCAGCTGCTGGAAAAAACCGGTTCCGAGCTGCCTAACTACGTTGTAGCTTGTGTGGGCGGCGGCTCCAACGCGGCCGGCGCGTTCTACCATTTCCTGGAAGAACCCTCGGTGCAGCTGGTGGCCGTGGAAGCCGCCGGGCACGGCGTGCACTCGGGCCACTCGGCCGCTACGTCGGTGCTGGGTACGCCGGGCGTCATCCACGGTAGCCGCACGCTGCTGATGCAGGACGAGGACGGCCAGATTACCGAGCCTTACTCCATTTCCGCCGGCCTTGATTACCCCGGCATCGGACCGCTGCACGCGTTTCTGGCCGATTCCAAGCGCGCCCGCTTCATCAGCATCGAAGATGAGCAGGCCCTGAAAGCCGTGGCCGAATGCAGCCGCCTCGAAGGCATCATCCCGGCTCTGGAAACCGCCCACGCCCTGGCCGCCCTCGACCAGCTCGGTGCCGGCCCCGACGACGTGGTGGTCATCAATCTCTCCGGCCGCGGCGACAAGGACCTGGAAACCTACATCAAGTACGCTGACGCTATTATGTAA
- a CDS encoding anthranilate synthase component I family protein translates to MQTYQLTTRHLRVLADTVTPVGLYLRLRDRYDNCLLLESSDYHGQQNAFSYLAFDPLARFELRGRELTLTLPDDTTETETLDSPRTALARLQAFAASFQTEDTGHDFITGGLFGYLGYEAVQAFEDLTLNPDKQPAGQIPDILYGTYRYVIAINHFRNELYVFEHTLQGQEVDEDGLTKLVNLIRNPSLPDFKFRTEGEEQTNQTDEEFLKVLAQGQQHCLRGDVFQIVLSRRFQQGFSGDEFNVYRALRSINPSPYLFYFDYGSFKIFGSSPEAQVRIQGREASLFPIAGTFRRTGHDAEDAALAQQLADDPKENAEHVMLVDLARNDLARHGDNVRVKTFREIQFYSHVIHLVSEVNATLAAGTNSLQVVADTFPAGTLSGAPKHRAMQLIDGLEPTARGYYGGAIGHLGFNGDFNHAIMIRSFLSTAGQLYFQAGAGVVAASDINSELNEVHHKLAALRKALQAAEAI, encoded by the coding sequence ATGCAAACCTACCAGCTCACTACCCGCCACCTGCGCGTTCTGGCCGATACCGTAACGCCCGTTGGCCTCTACCTGCGCCTCCGTGACCGGTACGACAACTGCCTGCTGCTGGAAAGCTCCGACTACCACGGCCAGCAGAACGCCTTCAGCTACCTGGCCTTCGACCCGTTGGCCCGCTTTGAACTGCGCGGCCGGGAACTGACCCTCACGCTGCCCGACGATACCACCGAAACCGAGACGCTCGACTCGCCGCGCACGGCTCTGGCGCGCCTGCAGGCCTTCGCAGCCAGCTTCCAGACCGAGGATACCGGCCACGACTTCATCACGGGCGGGCTGTTCGGGTACCTGGGCTACGAGGCGGTGCAGGCCTTTGAGGACCTCACGCTGAACCCCGACAAGCAGCCCGCCGGCCAGATTCCGGATATCCTGTACGGCACCTACCGCTACGTCATTGCCATCAACCACTTCCGCAACGAGTTGTACGTGTTCGAGCACACGCTGCAGGGCCAGGAAGTGGACGAGGATGGGCTGACGAAGCTAGTGAACCTGATCCGCAACCCCTCGTTGCCCGATTTCAAGTTCCGGACGGAAGGGGAGGAGCAGACCAACCAGACCGACGAGGAGTTTCTCAAGGTGCTGGCCCAGGGCCAGCAGCACTGCCTGCGGGGCGACGTGTTTCAAATTGTGCTGTCGCGCCGCTTCCAGCAAGGGTTTTCCGGCGACGAGTTCAACGTGTACCGGGCACTGCGCTCCATCAACCCCTCGCCCTACCTGTTCTACTTCGATTACGGCTCCTTCAAGATTTTCGGGTCGTCGCCGGAGGCGCAGGTGCGTATTCAGGGGCGCGAGGCCAGTTTGTTCCCGATTGCGGGCACCTTCCGCCGCACCGGCCACGATGCTGAGGACGCCGCCCTGGCCCAGCAGCTGGCCGACGACCCCAAGGAAAACGCTGAGCATGTGATGCTGGTGGACCTGGCCCGCAACGACCTGGCCCGCCACGGCGACAACGTGCGGGTGAAAACATTCCGCGAAATCCAGTTCTACTCGCACGTGATTCACCTGGTAAGCGAGGTGAATGCCACCCTGGCTGCCGGCACCAACTCCCTGCAGGTGGTGGCCGATACCTTCCCGGCCGGCACGCTCTCGGGCGCCCCCAAGCACCGCGCCATGCAGCTCATTGATGGCCTGGAGCCCACCGCCCGCGGCTACTACGGCGGCGCCATCGGCCACCTGGGCTTCAACGGCGACTTCAACCACGCCATCATGATTCGCTCGTTCCTGAGCACCGCCGGCCAACTTTATTTCCAGGCCGGCGCTGGCGTGGTAGCCGCCTCCGATATCAACTCCGAACTCAACGAAGTGCACCACAAGCTGGCCGCCCTGCGCAAGGCGCTGCAGGCCGCGGAAGCCATTTAA
- the trpA gene encoding tryptophan synthase subunit alpha, with translation MTNRIKDAFEKKQKNLLNIYFTAGYPRLHDTVPLIKALSEAGADLIEIGMPFSDPLADGPVIQASSTVALANGMNLRVLFEQLKGIRESVPETPILLMGYLNPVMQFGVDNFCREAAAAGADGIILPDLPLDDYVAEYQDIFRRHNLRPVFLITPQTAPERIRRIDELTDSFLYLVSGPGTTGGANTQAEGVQEAYFQRIEAMNLRNPRLIGFGIGDKASFQNACQYAEGAIIGSALIRALEGVDDAPAAAKRFVSSVLA, from the coding sequence ATGACCAACCGAATCAAAGACGCCTTCGAAAAAAAGCAGAAGAACCTGCTCAACATCTACTTCACCGCCGGCTACCCGCGCCTGCACGACACCGTACCGCTGATCAAAGCTTTGAGTGAAGCCGGGGCCGACCTCATCGAAATCGGGATGCCGTTTTCGGATCCGCTGGCAGATGGGCCGGTGATTCAGGCCAGCAGCACCGTGGCCCTGGCCAACGGCATGAACCTGCGGGTGCTGTTTGAACAGCTGAAAGGCATTCGGGAGAGCGTGCCCGAAACGCCGATTCTGCTGATGGGCTACCTCAACCCGGTGATGCAGTTCGGGGTGGACAACTTCTGCCGCGAAGCCGCCGCCGCCGGGGCCGACGGCATCATCCTGCCCGACCTGCCCCTCGACGATTACGTGGCCGAGTACCAGGACATCTTCCGCCGCCACAACCTGCGGCCGGTGTTCCTCATCACCCCGCAAACCGCCCCGGAGCGCATCCGCCGCATCGACGAGCTGACCGATTCGTTCCTGTACCTCGTGTCGGGTCCCGGCACTACGGGCGGAGCCAACACCCAGGCCGAGGGCGTGCAGGAAGCCTATTTCCAGCGCATCGAGGCCATGAACCTGCGCAACCCTCGCCTCATCGGCTTCGGCATCGGCGACAAAGCCTCCTTCCAGAATGCCTGCCAGTACGCCGAGGGCGCCATCATCGGCTCCGCGCTGATTCGCGCCCTGGAAGGCGTGGATGACGCCCCGGCCGCGGCCAAGCGGTTCGTTTCTTCGGTGCTGGCTTAA
- the trpC gene encoding indole-3-glycerol phosphate synthase TrpC yields the protein MTILDTIIAHKRQEVATRQSLVPVKLLEQSFYMPAQPLSLRRYLLRDDLSGIIAEFKRKSPSKGIINAHAPVERTTLGYMQAGASALSVLTDTEFFGGKNEDLTTARRFNFCPILRKDFVVDEYQIIEAKSLGADAVLLIAAVLSGEEVLRLGRLAKSLGLEVLLEIHNAEELDKTLHPDAVSLVGVNNRNLHDFSVSLDTSGELAQRIPDEYVKVTESGLSTAADIEALRAVGYRGFLMGETFMRHSRPEKACAALVQQLRATEAVTLL from the coding sequence ATGACCATTCTCGATACCATCATTGCCCATAAGCGCCAGGAAGTTGCCACCCGCCAGAGCCTGGTGCCGGTGAAGCTGCTGGAGCAAAGCTTCTATATGCCGGCCCAGCCGCTGAGTTTGCGCCGCTACCTGCTGCGTGACGATTTGAGCGGCATCATTGCCGAGTTCAAGCGCAAGTCGCCCAGCAAAGGCATCATCAACGCCCACGCGCCGGTGGAGCGCACCACCTTGGGCTACATGCAGGCCGGGGCTTCGGCGCTGTCGGTGCTGACGGATACGGAGTTTTTCGGCGGCAAGAACGAGGACCTGACCACGGCCCGGCGCTTTAATTTCTGCCCCATCCTACGCAAGGATTTCGTGGTAGACGAGTACCAGATCATCGAAGCCAAAAGCCTCGGGGCCGATGCCGTGCTGCTGATTGCGGCCGTGCTCAGCGGCGAGGAAGTGCTGCGACTGGGCCGCCTGGCCAAAAGCCTGGGCCTGGAAGTGCTGCTCGAAATCCACAACGCCGAGGAGCTGGACAAAACCCTGCACCCCGACGCTGTGAGCCTAGTGGGCGTGAACAACCGCAACCTCCACGACTTCTCCGTGAGCCTCGACACGTCCGGCGAGCTGGCCCAGCGCATCCCCGACGAGTACGTGAAGGTGACCGAAAGCGGCCTGAGCACCGCCGCCGACATCGAAGCCCTGCGCGCCGTAGGCTACCGCGGCTTCCTGATGGGCGAAACCTTCATGCGCCACTCGCGCCCCGAAAAGGCCTGCGCCGCCCTGGTGCAGCAGCTCCGGGCTACCGAAGCGGTGACGTTGTTGTAA